A window of the Brachyhypopomus gauderio isolate BG-103 chromosome 14, BGAUD_0.2, whole genome shotgun sequence genome harbors these coding sequences:
- the klc2 gene encoding kinesin light chain 2 — protein sequence MSTMVYPREETLERLTQDEIVLNTKAVMQGLETLRGEHAQLLSSLLECAQPPAAQEKSGLLRKSLEAIELGLGEAQVLIALSGHLSAVESEKQKLRAQVRRLCQENQWLRDELANTQHKLQKSEQSVAQLEEEKKHLEFMTQIRKLDDDGSSPADDKPADKDRDKDSLDDLFPNDDDQGPAQPSGEAAAQQGGYEIPARLRTLHNLVIQYASQGRYEVAVPLCKQALEDLEKTSGHDHPDVATMLNILALVYRDQNKYKEAAHLLNDALAIREKTLGKDHPAVAATLNNLAVLYGKRGKYKEAEPLCKRALEIREKVLGKFHPDVAKQLNNLALLCQNQGKYEEVEYYYRRALEIYEGKLGADDPNVAKTKNNLATCYLKQGKFTDAEALYKEILTRAHEKQFGSVNNDNKPIWMHAEEREESKGKKKDSGPYGEYGSWYKACKVDSPTVTNTLRSLGALYRRQGKLEAAETLEECATRNRKQGIDAINQSKVVELLKDGAPGGDRRPCREGQNGPGGQRGDSEVDEAEWTGDGSGALRRSGSFGKIRDALRRSSEMLVKKLQGSGPQEPRNPGMKRASSLNFLNKSTEETSQEANSGLSECRGLSASNVDLTRRSSLIG from the exons ATGTCCACCATGGTGTACCCGCGGGAGGAGACCCTGGAGCGGCTCACGCAGGACGAGATCGTGCTGAACACCAAGGCCGTGATGCAGGGCCTGGAGACGCTGCGTGGTGAGCACGCCCAGCTCCTCAGCTCCCTGCTGGAGTGTGCCCAGCCGCCCGCCGCACAGGAGAAATCTGGCCTGCTCCGCAAGAGCCTGGAGGCCATCGAGCTGGGCCTGGGGGAGGCACAG GTGCTGATCGCGCTGTCGGGCCACCTGAGCGCGGTGGAGTCGGAGAAGCAGAAGCTGCGTGCCCAGGTGCGGCGTCTGTGCCAGGAGAACCAGTGGCTGCGTGACGAGCTGGCCAACACGCAGCACAAGCTGCAGAAGAGCGAGCAGAGCGTGGCccagctggaggaggagaagaaacaCCTGGAGTTCATGACCCAGATCCGCAAACTGGACGACGACGGCTCCTCGCCGGCGGACGACAAGCCCGCCGACAAGGACCGGGACAAGGACAGCCTGGACGACCTGTTCCCCAACGACGATGACCAGGGTCCGG cccagcccagcggCGAGGCGGCGGCCCAGCAGGGCGGGTACGAGATCCCGGCCCGCCTCCGCACCCTGCACAACCTGGTGATCCAGTACGCCTCGCAGGGCAGGTACGAGGTGGCCGTGCCCCTCTGCAAGCAGGCGCTGGAGGACCTGGAGAAGACCTCGGGCCACGACCACCCCGACGTGGCCACCATGCTCAACATCCTCGCCCTCGTCTACAG GGACCAGAATAAGTACAAAGAGGCAGCCCACCTGCTGAACGACGCCCTGGCCATCAGGGAGAAGACCCTGGGGAAGGACCACCCGGCCGTGGCCGCCACCCTCAACAACCTGGCCGTGCTCTACGGCAAGCGGGGCAAATACAAGGAGGCGGAGCCCTTGTGCAAGAGGGCGCTGGAGATCAGGGAGAAG GTGTTGGGGAAGTTCCACCCAGACGTGGCCAAGCAGCTGAACAACCTGGCCCTGCTGTGTCAGAACCAGGGCAAGTACGAGGAGGTGGAGTACTACTACCGCCGCGCCCTGGAGATCTACGAGGGCAAGCTGGGCGCCGACGACCCCAACGTGGCCAAGACCAAGAACAACCTG GCCACCTGCTACCTGAAGCAGGGCAAGTTCACGGATGCTGAGGCCCTCTACAAGGAGATTCTGACCCGCGCACACGAGAAGCAGTTCGGATCGGTCAACA aTGACAACAAGCCCATCTGGATGCAtgcggaggagagagaggagagcaag GGTAAGAAGAAGGACTCGGGCCCCTATGGAGAGTACGGCAGCTGGTACAAGGCCTGCAAAGTGGACAG CCCCACGGTCACCAACACCCTGCGCAGCCTGGGGGCGCTGTACCGACGTCAGGGCAAGCTGGAGGCAGCCGAGACCCTGGAGGAGTGTGCCACCAGGAACCGCAAACAG GGCATAGATGCGATTAACCAAAGTAAAGTAGTGGAGCTGCTCAAGGACGGCGCCCCCGGTGGAGACCGGCGCCCGTGCAGGGAGGGTCAGAACGGCCCTGGCGGCCAACGTGGGGACTCGGAGGTGGATGAGGCAGAGTGGACTGGG gacGGGAGTGGCGCTCTGCGTCGGAGCGGCTCCTTCGGGAAGATACGGGACGCTCTGCGTCGCAGCAGCGAGATGCTGGTGAAGAAACTGCAGGGCAGCGGCCCCCAGGAGCCACGCAACCCAGG GATGAAGAGGGCAAGCTCTCTGAACTTCCTCAACAAGAGCACGGAGGAGACCTCACAG gAAGCAAACAGTGGCCTATCGGAATGCAGAGGACTGAGTGCCAGCAATGTGGACCTCACAAGGCGCAGCTCCCTGATTGGTTAG
- the prkd4 gene encoding protein kinase D4, with the protein MAAGVNPQSPRVELEPLDSSISASFSAMSMGPETGRRGPIRVSFQIGLFSEAVRVPESRLSFKSAKKVAADIIEKQAPDWSVVGLGEKLLLFRHDPKTEQILQRLTEQHYLQDGDVVEVVLAASASLTEVKFRPHSLVVQSYRTPTFCHQCGEMLWGLVRQGLKCEGCGLDFHKRCALALANDCTRVYRPCGPSLSLFPPSRPRLPSLSNHTGGSLEEISLSKPSRSRPSSWADRPVWLGLSEGGRGGRPLVPHTFHIHTYTKPTACQFCYRLLKGLFRQGLQCSDCKFNCHRRCEPQVPPDCRGEKANGEDNSAQQGDSEEDMAVETVNAIYEEYRHRETVDTPAAQSPIGPCFSSNIPLMRVVQSVRHNKRRCSGILRSGWLLHRTDVDALRKRHYWILDGKSITMYQHENTSKYYKELLLSEVLLVRGPGQLVLPLLPGDDSHSFELVTSSVVYCVFADKEGPVWESAIRLALMPLQSSGHMKRESSDNRGVCEETQDISALYQIFSDELLGSGQFGVVYGGTHRHTGRPVAIKVIDKTRFPTTHQRQSRNEVAILQSLSHPGVIVLEDMFETADRTFVVMEKLHSDMLEMILSNENGRLPERITRFLVIQILEALRYLHMKHIAHCDLKPENVLLTVPEPFPQVKLCDFGFARIIGEKSFRRSVVGTPAYLAPEVISNHGYNRSLDMWAVGVILYVSLSGTFPFNEDEDIHQQITNAAFMYPRQPWSLISLEAVSLINNLLQVVVRRRFSVGKAMGHSWLQNFQLWCDLRQFEQRMGRRYLTHESDDDHWRRHAEQKGLSLPSHMTTAPSAEQGQ; encoded by the exons ATGGCCGCTGGTGTGAACCCCCAGTCACCGAGGGTGGAGCTCGAACCACTGGACTCTAGCATTTCTG CTTCTTTCTCTGCGATGTCCATGGGGCCAGAGACGGGTCGTCGGGGGCCCATCCGCGTCAGCTTCCAGATCGGCCTCTTCAGTGAGGCCGTCAGAGTGCCGGAGAGCCGCCTCAGTTTCAAAAGTGCCAAGAAAGTGGCGGCAGACATCATCGAGAAGCAG gcTCCAGACTGGAGTGTGGTAGGTCTTGGTGAGAAGCTGCTCCTCTTTAGACATGATCCCAAGACAGAACAGATCCTGCAGCGACTCACAGAGCAACACTACCTGCAGGATGgagatgtggtggaggtggtccTCGCTG CTTCTGCCTCATTAACTGAGGTTAAGTTCCGCCCCCATTCCTTGGTGGTCCAATCATATCGAACGCCTACATTTTGTCATCAGTGTGGAGAGATGCTCTGGGGACTCGTTCGACAGGGATTAAAATGTGAAG GTTGTGGTCTAGACTTTCACAAGCGCTGCGCACTGGCGCTGGCCAACGACTGCACACGTGTGTACCGGCCGTGTGGGCCGAGTCTGTCTCTGTTCCCGCCCTCCCGTCCCCGCCTGCCCTCCCTCAGCAACCACACCGGGGGCAGCCTGGAGGAG ATCAGCTTGTCGAAGCCGTCTCGGTCTCGGCCCTCGTCCTGGGCAGACAGGCCTGTGTGGTTGGGACTGagtgagggggggagaggggggcgtccCCTGGTGCCCCACACGTTCCacatccacacctacaccaAGCCCACCGCCTGTCAGTTCTGCTACCGGCTGCTCAAGGGCCTCTTCCGCCAGGGCCTGCAGTGCTCCG ACTGTAAATTTAACTGTCATCGACGCTGTGAACCTCAGGTTCCTCCAGACTGCAGAGGAGAGAAAGCCAATGGAGAAG ACAACAGTGCTCAGCAGGGAGACTCTGAGGAGGACATGGCTGTAGAAACCGTGAATGCTATTTATGAGGAGTATCGCCATAGAGAGACTGTGGACACCCCCGCAGCACAGTCACCAATAGG GCCGTGTTTCAGCAGTAATATTCCCCTCATGAGAGTCGTCCAGTCAGTCAGACACAACAAGAGGAGGTGCAGTGGGATTCTGAGGAGTGGCTGGCTGCTTCACCGTACTGACGTAGACGCCCTG AGAAAAAGGCACTACTGGATTCTAGATGGGAAAAGCATCACAATGTACCAGCATGAGAACACCAGCAAGTATTACAAG GAGTTGCTTCTCTCTGAGGTGCTGCTGGTTCGAGGACCAGGCCAGCTGGTCCTTCCACTGTTGCCTGGCGACGACAGTCACTCGTTTGAGCTGGTGACGAGCTCTGTGGTCTACTGTGTGTTTGCCGATAAGGAGGGGCCCGTTTGGGAGTCAGCCATCAGACTGGCCCTCATGCCCCTGCAAAGCAGTGGCCACATGAAGAGAGAGTCatcag ACAATAGAGGAGTTTGTGAAGAAACTCAG gATATTAGTGCGCTGTATCAGATTTTCTCGGACGAGCTGCTGGGCTCTGGGCAGTTTGGTGTGGTGTATGGAG gcacacacaggcacaccggACGCCCGGTGGCCATTAAGGTCATCGATAAGACGCGtttccccaccacacaccagagACAGAGCAGAAACGAGGTGGCCATACTGCAG agtctGTCCCATCCCGGTGTCATCGTACTCGAGGACATGTTCGAGACCGCTGACCGCACATTTGTCGTCATGGAGAAGCTCCACAGTGACATGCTGGAGATGATCCTGTCCAATGAGAATGGCCGACTGCCTGAACGCATCACACGCTTCTTGGTTATACAG ATCCTGGAGGCCCTGCGTTACCTGCACATGAAGCACATCGCCCACTGTGACCTTAAGCCTGAGAACGTTCTGCTCACCGTGCCCGAGCCCTTCCCGCAG GTGAAActgtgtgactttggtttcGCCCGCATCATTGGCGAGAAGTCCTTCCGTCGTTCTGTGGTGGGCACGCCGGCATACCTGGCCCCTGAGGTAATCAGTAACCATGGCTACAACCGGTCACTGGACATGTGGGCGGTGGGTGTGATCCTGTACGTGAGCCTGAGTGGGACATTCCCTTTCAACGAGGACGAGGACATTCACCAGCAGATCACCAACGCTGCTTTCATGTACCCTCGCCAGCCCTGGTCGCTCATCTCtctggagg cgGTGAGCCTGATTAATAACCTGTTGCAAGTGGTTGTTCGTCGCAGGTTCAGTGTGGGTAAGGCTATGGGACACTCGTGGCTCCAG AACTTCCAGCTGTGGTGTGACCTGAGGCAGTTTGAGCAGCGAATGGGCCGTCGTTACCTCACGCACGAGTCTGATGACGATCACTGGAGACGACATGCTGAACAGAAGGGACTCTCGCTCCCCTCCCACATGACAACAGCGCCCTCTGCAGAGCAGGGCCAGTAA